In Hirundo rustica isolate bHirRus1 chromosome 2, bHirRus1.pri.v3, whole genome shotgun sequence, one genomic interval encodes:
- the UPK1B gene encoding uroplakin-1b — MAKSDDCVHILQGLLVFGNVVIGMCGIALTAECIYFVSNPHGLYPLLKATENSDIYAAAWIGIFVGLALFALSILGIVGVIKASRTLLLLYIILMLITFAFEMASCITAATHRDSLTPGLLLKQMLERYQNSAPASNSDNELTKTWDDLMIRNHCCGVLGPSDWQEYTSAFRLTHSDADYPWPRTCCVLDEQGLPFNLDGCKLGVPGYINSNGCYDAISGPVNTQAWGVAWFGFAILCWTFCVLLGTMFYWSGIEY; from the exons ATGGCAAAAAGCGATGATTGTGTACACATCTTGCAGGGTCTGTTAGTCTTTGGGAATGTGGTCATTGGG ATGTGCGGCATTGCCCTGACAGCAGAGTGCATCTACTTTGTGTCTAACCCCCATGGTCTCTACCCTCTGCTGAAAGCCACAGAAAACAGCGACATCTACGCTGCTGCCTGGATCGGCATCTTTGTCGGCCTTGCGCTCTTTGCTCTGTCTATCCTTGGAATCGTTGGAGTCATTAAGGCCAGCAGgaccttgctgctgctg TACATCATTCTGATGCTGATCacttttgcatttgaaatggCTTCTTGCATCACAGCAGCGACTCACCGAGACTCT ctcACTCCAGGGCTCCTTCTGAAGCAAATGCTGGAGAGATATCAGAATTCAGCGCCAGCCAGTAACAGTGACAACGAGCTCACAAAGACATGGGATGATCTCATGATTCGG aaCCACTGCTGTGGGGTGCTGGGCCCCTCCGACTGGCAGGAGTACACGTCTGCCTTCCGCCTCACGCACAGCGACGCCGACTACCCCTGGCCACGGACGTGCTGTGTCCTGGATGAACAAGGGCTTCCCTTCAACCTCGATGGCTGCAAACTTGGAGTGCCTGGCTACATTAACAGCAAT GGTTGTTATGATGCTATTTCTGGGCCAGTGAACACACAAGCCTGGGGCGTTGCCTGGTTTGGCTTTGCCATCCTCTGCTGGACT TTCTGCGTCCTCCTTGGCACCATGTTTTACTGGAGTGGAATTGAATACTGA